AAGGTCGAGGGCCACGCCCACATCAAGCCCGGCGACGTGGTAGACATTCTCGTGGACAATGCCCGCCTGCACGCCTTCGACACCAGCACCGAACTGGCGATTGACCGGGGCAAGCCGATGGGCACCCGTGGTCAGGCCGACAGCAACGAGGGTGTTGCGGGCCGCGCCGGGAATCAGGTCAACATGGCCAAGGAAACCGTCGTCGTCTCGGCGGACGACTGAAGCATCTGGCCACCTCTCTGGCCTGAGCGCCGAAAATGCTGGCCCCTTCATCGGGGTCGGCTTTTTTTATGGTGTGATCGCTCTGTGCTGCGGCTGCCCCGACTCCGGCGTGGTCCGGCCTGACCCTCCCCTGACGCCCGACTGCGCCTGCTCCTCACCGCCATGCGCTAAATTGTCATCATTCCCACGACTGACCCTGCGGGTCGCCGAGCCGCTCCGGTCTTACTCAGGAGGCCCACTATGAAACGAACCATCCTCGCCCTGACCACCCTGACGCTTCTCGCCGCCGCCGCCCAGGCCCGCACCTGGGACCAGATCAAGGCTTCGGGTACCATCAAGATTGCCACCGAGGGCGCGTTCAAGCCGTTCAACTACTTCGAGGGCAAGAAGCTGACCGGCTTCGAGGTCGATCTGGGCACGGCCATCGCCAAGCAGCTCGGCGTCAAGGTCGAGTGGATCACCCAGCCGTTCGACAACCTGCTGATCGGGCTGGGCCAGGACCGCTACGATTTTGTCATCGCCTCGCACGGCATCACCCCCGAGCGCGCCAAGGCCGTGGACTTTTCCGACCCGCACTACTGCACTGGCGGGGCCATTATCAGCAAGCCCGGCGGTCCCAAGACGGCGGCTGATCTGGTGGGCAAGACAGTGGCGGTGCAGGTTGGTACCACTTACCTCGATAACGTCAGCAAGATCAAGGGCGTCAAGGAGGTCAAGACCTTCCCCAAGGACACCGACGCCGAGGCCGCGCTGATGGCGGGCCGCGCTGACGCCTGGGTGAGCGACAAGTTCCTGGGTCTGGACGCCGTCAAGTCCATGCCTGGCAAGCTGGTGCAGGGCGATCTGCTGTTCCAGGAAAAAATCGCCATGGCCGTCAAGAAGGGCAACGAGAGCCTGGTCAAGGAACTCAACGCCAGCCTGGCCAAGCTCGAAAACAACGGCACCTACGCCAAGCTGAGCAACCAGTACTTCGGCCAGGACATTCGTTGCCGCTGAGCTGAAGTTCCTGGCCTGAGCGTCAGGCCGCGCCCGCGCCCGCTTCCGCATTCAGGAAGTCGGGCGTTTTTCGTTTGCATCGGCAAATTGTGAGATAGTATCCCGAATGCACAACGACTGCGGGCGTCAGGACCAGACCAGAATGGATTCGAGCGGCTGGAGACAGCCTTGAGCGCCCCGGCCCCCAAACCCGCCGTACCGAGGTCTCAACCGCTAGGCGGCTGGACGCTGCTGCTGTGGCTGCTCGGCGCGGGCGTCGCTTTTTACCTGCTGTTTTTGCTGATCAGTGCCGTGCTGCGGATCATGCCTGAACCCATCGGTTCGCGGGCCAGCCTGTTCGTGGACGGCGCGCGGATCACCCTGCTGCTGACCGTCGTTTCGGGCCTGATCGGGCTGGCGGTGGGCCTGCTGGCGGGCCTGATGCGGACGAGTGACAGCGGCTGGGTGCGTGCCCCAGCGGGGGTTTTCATCTGGCTGGTGCGCGGCACGCCGCTGCTGGTCCAGATTCTGTTCGTCTACAACGCGCTGCCGCCCTTACTGCAAACCATCGGCATCAATGTGCAGCTCAACGAGTTCTGGTCGGCGGTGGTCGCGCTCTCGCTCAACGTGGGGGCCTACAACGCCGAGGTCATCCGGGCGGGCATCCAGGCGATTCCCAGGGGCCAGGGCGAGGCGGCGCGCAGCCTGGGCCTCAGCGGCGCGCAGACCATGACCAGCATCATCTTGCCGCAGGCACTGCGGGTGGTGGTGCCGCCGCTGGTCAACAACCTGGTGGCCCTGCTCAAAGACTCCTCGCTGGCCTCAGCCATCGCGCTGGTCGAACTGACATTGGCCGGAACGCGGGTCAGCAGCGAGACCTTCCAGCCGATCCCGGTGCTGACCACTGTGGCCGCCGTGTACCTGGCCCTCACCACCGTCATGACCCTGTTTACCGATCAGCTGGAGCGGCGCATCAAGATTGCCGGGCGCTGAGGGCCGCACCGCTTCTGCGTCCCTTTACGGTGTCTGTAACTTGAAACTGATATTCACCGCGATGCTGCTCGCACCGCCGAGGTAATTGACGCCGAAGTCGTGCGGATTGAACTTGAACTGGGTCGCCACGGCGATGCTGTTGCCCTGGCGTGTCAGCTTGACCGGGGCGCTCAGCGGCTGAGTGACTCCTTTGAGGCTCAACTGTCCATTGACGGTGCTGCTGACCGCCTGGCCTTCGGGCAAACGTCCCAGCCCCTGCACATTCGTCAGCGTGAACACGGCGTCCCTGAACTGGGCCGCTCCCAGCGCTCCGGCCATGTGGTCGTCGCGCAGAGTGTTGCCGGTTTTGAGTGAAGCCACATTCACCCTCACCGTGCCGCCAGCACTGGCGAGGTCGTCGGGATCGATGTCCAGTGCGGCGCTGACTTGGGCGGTCTTGCCCTGAACGGGCACGATGATGACCCGGTAAGCGAAGGTAACCTGGCCGCTGCTGGCCTGGTAGGGCGCGGCGAAGGTCAGGGTGCTCAGCGTCGACATACCTGCGAATAAGCCCAGGCGCAATCGGTTCATGGTTCAGTGTCCCGGTCAGGCGTGAGAAGGAGATGCCCCGTGACGCCCGATGCCGCGTCAGCGTACAGTGCCCGGCGTTCAGCCTGCCTTTCCGCACGACGAGGTGGATGTAATCGGGAGCAGATTTCACGGTTTGCTCGATCAGACTGAGCATGACGCCGCCCGCCACGCCGAGTTCTCTCGGTACGGTGCGCTGCAAGCCAGCCTGCTCCACCCCGGCCAGGCGGCGGCTCAACTGCTTGCGCAAAGCCCTGGCCGCTGAACCCTCACCCGACTCCGAATTGCCGCGCAGCACGGTCAGGCGGGTGCTGGCTGTTCCTGCTGAGGTCACGGCTTTCAGTGTGCCGCCGCCCCTATACTCCTGCGGATGCCCGACTGGACCGTTCTCCTCTATGGCCTGCCGCTGGCCTTCCTCGCTGGATTTATCGATGCGGTGGCGGGCGGCGGCGGCACCATCACGCTGCCCACACTGTTTTTTATGGGCCTGCCGCCCGCGCAGGCAGTGGCGACCAACAAACTGCTGGCGATTTTTGGCTCGGGCAGCGCCACGCTCCAGTACGGACGGGCCGGGCATATCGAGTGGCCGCTGATCCTGCGCCTGATTCCGCTGGCCCTTGTCGGCAGTGCGCTGGGCGCGTATCTGGTGCATTTCGTCGACCCCAATGTCTTTAAGAATCTGGTGGCGGTGGTCATCCTGGGCGTGGGCGTGCTGGTGATCGTCAATAAGAAGTTCGGATTAGAAGACCGCTACCCTGGTCTGACCGGCAAGGTACTGGCTTTGACCCTGCCCGGCACGCTGGTCGTTGGCCTCTACGACGGCTTCATCGGCCCTGGCACCGGCACGTTTCTGATGTTCCTGTTCACGCTCTCGGGCTTCAATCTGATCCGCTCGTCGGGCAACGCCAAGGCCATCAATTTCGCCACCAACGTGGGTGCGTTCATCTTCTTTTTGCTGGGCGGCAAGATGATCTTCTGGATCGGGCTGCCGATGGGCGCGGCCAACGCCCTGGGCGCTTATGTGGGCGCGCGCCTGGCGATGCTGCGCGGCTCGGCCTTCATCAAGGTGATTTACGCCCTGATCGTGCTGCTGGTGTCGGCGCGTCTGTTGATTCACTGAGCGGATGTGCTGGGCCGGTTTACCGGGTAGCCTCGCTCAGCCGAATTGACTAAAGTTTCCTCAAGCTCCAAAGGTGCCACTTCCCGCCTTGTCGCCCTCCCCGGCGCGGCAGACTGATTCCATGACTGATTCACCCAACCTTCAAACGGCCATCCTCGCCAGCGGCTGCTTCTGGTGTACCGAGGCAGTGTTCGAGAACGTCAAGGGCGTTCACAAAGTCGAGAGCGGATACATCGGCGGCGAGGTCGCCAGTCCCAGCTACGCCCAGGTCTGCACCGGCAGAACCGGCCACGCCGAGGCAGTGCGCCTGACCTTTGATCCCAGCGTCATTCCTTACAAGGATGTGCTGGGCATCTTCTTCGCCACCCATGACCCTACCCAGCTCAACCGCCAGGGCCACGACGTGGGCACCCAGTACCGCTCCGCCGTGTTCTACCAGTCGGAAGCCGAGAAGGCCGAGGTGCAGGCCTTCATTGACGACCTGAGCGCCCAGCACGTCTATGACAGGGCCATCGTGACCACCCTGGAACCGGCCAGTCAGTTTTATGTGGCCGAGGACTACCACCAGCAGTATTTCGCCAACAACCCCACCCAGCCGTATTGCGCGGCGGTCATCACTCCCAAGGTGATCAAGTTCCGCAAGAGCTATTCGCAGTACCTGAGTGCCTAGCCCTGCCGCTGTGTCCGTGCGCCTGCCCCCAGTGGGTGGGCGTTTTTTTGGTTTGCCCGTGTGCGGGTTGAAACGTTAGGCAGCCGGGCCGCGTATTCTGAACCAAAGTAGGCCAAGTCTGTGGAGAGACCGAGTGAATGGGGAGGAATGTCATGATCGAGAAACCCGGCACGCAGAATATCCAGACCACCAGATCGGGGCCGAGCATCATCGTCACGACCATTCTCGGGGTGCTGGTGCTGGCGGCCATTGCAGGCGCGGCCATCGCCGTGTTCAACGTGGCGCTGACCACCGTGACCATTGCCGCTTTCATCATTGCCGTCGTGGCCTTCGTGGTGCTGTGGCCCGCCATTCTGCTGGGCCTGCGGGCGACCCGCACCAAGGTCGAGGAAACGGTGGCCCGCGCCCTGCCCATCGAAACATTAATTGCCAAGCGCGGCGACATGGAAAAGCTGATCGCGCAGAAGGGCCAGCAGCTCGCCAACGCGCGCGGCTACCTGCAAGACTTCAAGCGGGTCATCGACGAGAGCCGGGGCCAGTTGCCGGAAGCCGACATTGCCAACTGGCAAAACGAACTCGGTGCCAGCAACGCCGCCTTCGCCCAGGCCCAGACCTACTACGCGACCATGCAAGACGATCTGCGCGAGTTCGATCTGGTCATCAAGAAGGCCCGCATCGACATGCGGCTGGCTGAGGCGCGCGGCAATGTGGCCGGTGCCTTGCAGGTGGCCCGCCTCAGCGTTGCGGAGCAGCACACCACCGAGGCGGCCCTGTCGGAAATCACCCGCCGCTCCGGGCGCACTGCCGAACTGCTCGACGCCGCGCTGCTGACCCAGGCGACCAATCAGCAGCGCCGGGGCGGCGTGCCCCTGCCGGATCTGTCGGCCAGCCTCGGCTGTGAGTCCATCAGCGCAGAGCCGCTCAGCATCAGGACAGACAAGCCGTGAGACGCCCCGGCCTGCTGACCCTGCTGCTGCTGGTCATCTTGCTGCTGTGTGCGGGCCTGATCTACCTCGACCAGACCGGAGCGCTGGGCGGCGCGGGAACGTCGAGTTCGTTTGGTCCTGGCCCGACCCATTCCGGCTCGTCCGGTTCCGGCACCACCAACGATCCTTACGGAGGCCTGAAATGAAGCGCTCGATTTTGAATCCTCTGGCCCTGAGCAGCGCAGTGCTGCTGGGCCTCGGCGGCCCGGCGCTGGCCCAGACCAGCAGCGTGCTGAACGTCGCCACCGGCAGCAAGGGCGGCACCTACGCCACCATGTACAAGAACCTCGGCGACATCTGCACCTCGGCGTCGTGGCTGCGCGAGCGTCAGACCTCCGGCAGCGTGGAGAGCGTGGACCTGCTGCTCAGCAACCAGGTGTCGCTGGCTTTCGTGCAGCTCGACGTGCTCAAGGCCCGCGACCAGATCGACGGCGACCCCCGCGCCAAGGAGATTCGCACCCTGCTGCCGCTGCACCAGGAAGAAGTCCATCTGATCGCCAGGAAGCCGACCAAGGGATTCCTGGGGCGTGTCAGCGGCGTGACCAAATTCAGCGAACTCGCCAGGAAGAAGGTGGGGGCCTGGGGCGGCAGCGTGGTCACGGCCAACGTGCTGCGGGCCAAGTCGGGTGTGAACTTCGAGGTCAGCGCCTACCCCACCCGCGACGCCGCCCTCGCTGCCCTGGGCAATGGGCAGGTGGACGCCGTGCTGGCGGTGGTGGGCCAGCCCGCCGACTGGGTCAAGGCCCTCAACCCGCAGCAGTACAACCTGCTGCCCCTGGACATCAGCCCCGACAAGGTGGGCGGCTTTTATCAGAAAGCCAAGCTGATCTACCCGGATTTCGGCGCGGCGGTGGACACCTACAGTGTGCAGAGCCTGCTGGTGACCCGCAATTTCAAGACGCCCGAAAAACGTCAGCAGCTTCTCAAGTACCAGGCCTGCGCCAGGGCCAAGCTGACCAGCTTGCAGGAAGACGAGGGCATGCATCCCAAGTGGAACGACGTGACCTTCAAGGCGGCGGGCTGGCCGGACTACAAATGAGGTGCGGCAAATGAGAATGGGTGCTCAGACCGTGCTGCTGGCGCTGGCCGTGCTGACGGCCCAGGCAGCCCCGGCAGGTGCAGGCAGCCAGAAGACCCAGAAAATCACGCCCAGGGTGGCCCGCGAACTGCTGGCTCCAGTCTGCTCCAGCGGGGCCGCAACGGGAGCCTGCACGCCCTGCCCGGCGTTTACCTCATTTCATGACAATACGGGAGAGGGACTGACCCCTACCGCTGTCAGCTATGGACACTTCACTGGTTCCAGGCTGACTGACGCGCTGGTCGATATGGACGGCTGTGAACCGCACGTCAATAACTTCGGGGGCAGCCTGCTGCTGCGCTGGCAGGGTCTGACGAGCTGGAAGCTGCTGCGCTATGTTCAAGGGATTCGCACGGGTCAGTGCCTGAAGGTTCCTGCCGCAGGGGGGCGCGACCTGCTGCTGTGTCAGGGCAATTACGGCGGCATGGGCACCGTGGTTGAGAATCTGGTACTGCTGGACCTGGCACAACCGGACGTGCTGACCCAGAATTTCTTCAGCACCTACGACACCGCCGAAGCCTGCTCACCCACCGGCAGCATTCAGCACATCGTGGACTGGAAGCTGCTGCCGGGGCGGGGCGGCGCTGCTGGGTCGAATGTTTCGGGTCTGGAGGTCAGCATCAAATCGGCGACCTTCACCCGCGCCCAGGGCGACACCAAGGCGCACGATCCGTGTGCAGGCAAGCTGAGCGCTGCGCCCAGCCGAATCTACCGCCTGAGCTACACCTTCAGCGGCAGCCGCTTTGCTTTGCTGCCCGCCGCCCGGCCCGCTGTGGCCGCCCTGACACGCGACAACCCATACTTCGCCGGAAACGCGCCGTAAGAGAGGCCCGAACCTGAGCTGACCCCGCATCTGCCCTGGCCATACATCCGGGCGGCCCGGCGCAGTGCATACTTTGCCCATGTTAGAAGGGATGTTCAAATTGCTCGGCGAGTACGGCAACCCCGTGCCGCGCTACACCGGTCAGCGCTGTCTGGTCGAGCGGATGGCAGTGGGCGGCTGCGATCTGTGCCAGCAAGCCTGCCCGCACGAGGCCGTGAGCATCGAGCGCGGCGTGAGTATCGATCCGGTCAAATGCACCAGTTGTGGGCTGTGCGTGCAGGTGTGTCCTACCGGCGCACTCGAATATGACGTGACCGCCACCCTGGGGGCCATCAAGGCGCACGGAGAAAGTGGAGCCACCCTGACCTGCTCGCAGAGCGGCGCGGGCGGTCAGAGCCTGCCCTGTCTGGGCCGGGTGACGCCCAGCGCGGTGGTTGCCAGCGCTGCCTGGGGCATTGAGCTGACCCTGCTGCATGGTGACTGCCCAACCTGCGTGGTGGGCCGCCCGGACGTGCCGGAGCGCCTCTCGGCGGTGGTCGCTGAGGCCCAGCAGCTCAGGGCCGCGACGGGGCGGCTGGCCCGCGTCACCATCCGCAAGGCGTCGGGCGAGCAGCTCAAGGGGCCGCAGGTCTCGCGCCGGGGCATGTTCGGCGCGCTGGCACGCGGTGCGGGCCGGGTGGTGGCCCAGGTCATTCCTGAAAGCCCGCTGCCGTTCGTGGACTGGAGTGTGCCGGAGGAGCGCCGCCCCGCCGAGTGGCTGTGGCGTCGGCGGGCACTCAAACCCACCCCCGCACCGGACACGCTGGTGGCCTGGGCCTCGCCGCGTATCGGGGAGGGCTGCATCGACTGCCCGGTATGCACCAATGTCTGCCCCACCGAGGCGATTGAGCGCGAGGTGGAGCCGGACGGGCGCATCACCCTGCACCTCGATCTGACCTCCTGCACGGGCTGCCGGGCCTGCGCTGCTTCCTGCCCGCCGCAGGTCATTGTGATGTCGCCGGACGTGCCGGAAGGGTCCTTCGGCGCGCCCATGCTGCTGCGCGAGGGCGGGCAGCTCTTTTGATGCCCAGTGGTTTGATGGCCAGTGGATTTGATGTGATTGGCGACGTTCACGGTTGCCTGCCCGAATTGCTGACCCTCCTCACCAGGCTGGGCTACACGGGGGCAGCAGACCTGCGTCTCACCGCGCCTGCTGGCCGCCGTCTCGTTTTCGTGGGTGATCTGGTCGACCGGGGGCCGGATACGCCGGGCGTCTTGAAGCTGGTGATGGAAGCCGTGTCGGCGGGTCAAGCCCTGTCGGTGTGTGGCAACCACGACGAGCGGCTGGGCCAGGCGCTGTCGGGCGGCCACATCCGCAAGCCGAGCCCGCGCCTGACGCAGAGTCTGGAGCAACTTTCGGGCGAGTCGCCGACCTTTCGCCGCCGCGCCGCCACCTTCCTGCTGGGCCTGCCGCCGCGCCTGATGCTGGACGGGGGCCGCCTGCTCGTCGCCCACGCCGGGGACCGGGCTGACCTCGGCGGCAGCCAGCGGGGTGAGTACAACGTGCATGGCCAGGACTGCGGCGAGCTGGCCGCCTTCGGCCATCTGCGGCGTGAGGACTGGGCGGCGCTGCACAGCGGTCCGCATCTGATCGTCAGCGGCCACAGCCCGGTGCGTCAGCCCACCTGGTCTGGCCAGCGCGGCACGGGAGAGGCCCTCAACCTCGATACCGGCTGCGTCTACGGCGGCGCGCTGACGGCCCTGCGCTACCCGGAGCGCGAGCTGGTCAGTGTGCCTGCCCGGCGGGCCTACGTTCCCAGTCGCCTGTTCCAGAAGGTCTAGCCCCAAGGTTTACCCCAGGTCTTCTACCCGGTTCACGTTCCGGTAAGCCCTCGGCGCGACTTCTTCCAGCTCGGCCCAACTGACTTCCGTGACGCTCAGCCGCTCCAGCAGGGCCAGTATCCGCCGCTCGCCCGCGTTCAGCAGCGCCGTGACCTGCCCCAGTGCCGAGGTGTGGTACAGCGCCGCCAGCGGTTGCCTGCGCCCGTCCGCGCTCAGGCCGATGACCGCCTGAGTGCCGGGCTGGATAAATGCCGAGAGTCGGAGCCAGAATCCGGGCGTCAGGTGCGGCAGGTCCACTGCGCTGAAGGCGGCCCAGATGCCGGGGTTCAGCGCGCCCAGCCCGGCCTCCAGCCCGGCCAGCGGCCCCTCGGTGGGGCGGGTGTCGGGCACGGATTGCCAGCCGCCCAGCACGTACTTTCCCGGCGGCGCGACGAGCAGGCGGGGCGAGCAGACGGACAGGCTCAGGGCCACCCGCTCCAGCAGTGTGTGCCCGTCCAGTACGGCCAGTGCCTTGTCGCGGCCGAAGCGCCGGGACGCGCCGCCAGCGGTGATGATGGCGGCCAGTGGAAGCGGTGTGGTCGAAGTCACACCCGCAGGCTAGCTCAGTGCTCCTTCT
This portion of the Deinococcus rubellus genome encodes:
- a CDS encoding ABC transporter substrate-binding protein is translated as MKRTILALTTLTLLAAAAQARTWDQIKASGTIKIATEGAFKPFNYFEGKKLTGFEVDLGTAIAKQLGVKVEWITQPFDNLLIGLGQDRYDFVIASHGITPERAKAVDFSDPHYCTGGAIISKPGGPKTAADLVGKTVAVQVGTTYLDNVSKIKGVKEVKTFPKDTDAEAALMAGRADAWVSDKFLGLDAVKSMPGKLVQGDLLFQEKIAMAVKKGNESLVKELNASLAKLENNGTYAKLSNQYFGQDIRCR
- a CDS encoding amino acid ABC transporter permease gives rise to the protein MSAPAPKPAVPRSQPLGGWTLLLWLLGAGVAFYLLFLLISAVLRIMPEPIGSRASLFVDGARITLLLTVVSGLIGLAVGLLAGLMRTSDSGWVRAPAGVFIWLVRGTPLLVQILFVYNALPPLLQTIGINVQLNEFWSAVVALSLNVGAYNAEVIRAGIQAIPRGQGEAARSLGLSGAQTMTSIILPQALRVVVPPLVNNLVALLKDSSLASAIALVELTLAGTRVSSETFQPIPVLTTVAAVYLALTTVMTLFTDQLERRIKIAGR
- a CDS encoding YceI family protein produces the protein MNRLRLGLFAGMSTLSTLTFAAPYQASSGQVTFAYRVIIVPVQGKTAQVSAALDIDPDDLASAGGTVRVNVASLKTGNTLRDDHMAGALGAAQFRDAVFTLTNVQGLGRLPEGQAVSSTVNGQLSLKGVTQPLSAPVKLTRQGNSIAVATQFKFNPHDFGVNYLGGASSIAVNISFKLQTP
- a CDS encoding TSUP family transporter produces the protein MPDWTVLLYGLPLAFLAGFIDAVAGGGGTITLPTLFFMGLPPAQAVATNKLLAIFGSGSATLQYGRAGHIEWPLILRLIPLALVGSALGAYLVHFVDPNVFKNLVAVVILGVGVLVIVNKKFGLEDRYPGLTGKVLALTLPGTLVVGLYDGFIGPGTGTFLMFLFTLSGFNLIRSSGNAKAINFATNVGAFIFFLLGGKMIFWIGLPMGAANALGAYVGARLAMLRGSAFIKVIYALIVLLVSARLLIH
- the msrA gene encoding peptide-methionine (S)-S-oxide reductase MsrA — translated: MTDSPNLQTAILASGCFWCTEAVFENVKGVHKVESGYIGGEVASPSYAQVCTGRTGHAEAVRLTFDPSVIPYKDVLGIFFATHDPTQLNRQGHDVGTQYRSAVFYQSEAEKAEVQAFIDDLSAQHVYDRAIVTTLEPASQFYVAEDYHQQYFANNPTQPYCAAVITPKVIKFRKSYSQYLSA
- a CDS encoding TAXI family TRAP transporter solute-binding subunit; its protein translation is MKRSILNPLALSSAVLLGLGGPALAQTSSVLNVATGSKGGTYATMYKNLGDICTSASWLRERQTSGSVESVDLLLSNQVSLAFVQLDVLKARDQIDGDPRAKEIRTLLPLHQEEVHLIARKPTKGFLGRVSGVTKFSELARKKVGAWGGSVVTANVLRAKSGVNFEVSAYPTRDAALAALGNGQVDAVLAVVGQPADWVKALNPQQYNLLPLDISPDKVGGFYQKAKLIYPDFGAAVDTYSVQSLLVTRNFKTPEKRQQLLKYQACARAKLTSLQEDEGMHPKWNDVTFKAAGWPDYK
- a CDS encoding 4Fe-4S dicluster domain-containing protein, with protein sequence MLEGMFKLLGEYGNPVPRYTGQRCLVERMAVGGCDLCQQACPHEAVSIERGVSIDPVKCTSCGLCVQVCPTGALEYDVTATLGAIKAHGESGATLTCSQSGAGGQSLPCLGRVTPSAVVASAAWGIELTLLHGDCPTCVVGRPDVPERLSAVVAEAQQLRAATGRLARVTIRKASGEQLKGPQVSRRGMFGALARGAGRVVAQVIPESPLPFVDWSVPEERRPAEWLWRRRALKPTPAPDTLVAWASPRIGEGCIDCPVCTNVCPTEAIEREVEPDGRITLHLDLTSCTGCRACAASCPPQVIVMSPDVPEGSFGAPMLLREGGQLF
- a CDS encoding metallophosphoesterase, yielding MASGFDVIGDVHGCLPELLTLLTRLGYTGAADLRLTAPAGRRLVFVGDLVDRGPDTPGVLKLVMEAVSAGQALSVCGNHDERLGQALSGGHIRKPSPRLTQSLEQLSGESPTFRRRAATFLLGLPPRLMLDGGRLLVAHAGDRADLGGSQRGEYNVHGQDCGELAAFGHLRREDWAALHSGPHLIVSGHSPVRQPTWSGQRGTGEALNLDTGCVYGGALTALRYPERELVSVPARRAYVPSRLFQKV
- a CDS encoding molybdenum cofactor guanylyltransferase, with amino-acid sequence MTSTTPLPLAAIITAGGASRRFGRDKALAVLDGHTLLERVALSLSVCSPRLLVAPPGKYVLGGWQSVPDTRPTEGPLAGLEAGLGALNPGIWAAFSAVDLPHLTPGFWLRLSAFIQPGTQAVIGLSADGRRQPLAALYHTSALGQVTALLNAGERRILALLERLSVTEVSWAELEEVAPRAYRNVNRVEDLG